In the Paenibacillus sp. FSL H7-0357 genome, one interval contains:
- a CDS encoding ABC transporter permease, with the protein MYDSIMGALESGLLYAFMALGVYITFRILDFPDLTVDGSFTTGGAIAAVMITQGYSPWLATFCAMAGGMAAGMCTGLLHTKGKINGLLSGILMMIALYSINLRILDKPNVSIMGEDTLLSSINPLLVMPFIVVAVKLLMDLFLRTDLGLALRATGDNSRMIRSFGVNTDTTTILGISLSNGLVALSGALIAQSSSFADSTMGIGMIVIGLASVIIGEAIFGARNVFRATLAVVLGSIVYRIVVALALRVPWLKASDLKLITAVIVIIALLFPSLQRYMKQKRTARRRSAELAALALRSKKGGTADAKA; encoded by the coding sequence ATGTATGATTCAATAATGGGAGCCTTGGAATCGGGCTTGCTGTACGCTTTTATGGCTTTGGGGGTATATATAACTTTTCGGATTCTTGACTTTCCGGATTTAACTGTAGACGGAAGCTTTACAACTGGCGGGGCGATCGCCGCAGTGATGATTACTCAGGGCTATTCCCCTTGGCTGGCTACATTCTGTGCAATGGCTGGCGGTATGGCAGCCGGCATGTGCACGGGCCTGCTGCATACAAAAGGCAAAATTAACGGATTGCTGTCCGGGATCCTGATGATGATAGCTCTTTATTCCATTAATTTACGGATATTAGATAAGCCCAACGTTTCGATCATGGGCGAAGACACCCTGCTTAGTTCAATAAATCCTTTGCTGGTCATGCCGTTTATTGTGGTTGCTGTTAAACTGCTGATGGATCTGTTTCTGCGCACAGACCTTGGCCTGGCCCTGCGGGCCACAGGCGACAATTCAAGAATGATCCGCAGCTTCGGTGTAAACACAGATACAACGACTATTCTCGGCATCAGCCTGTCGAATGGCTTAGTGGCGCTCTCGGGAGCACTAATCGCTCAGTCTTCCTCTTTTGCCGATTCAACCATGGGTATTGGGATGATTGTTATCGGACTGGCTTCGGTAATTATTGGAGAGGCGATTTTTGGCGCCAGAAATGTGTTCCGGGCTACGCTGGCCGTTGTGCTGGGCTCGATCGTTTACCGGATAGTTGTAGCGCTCGCCTTGCGGGTTCCGTGGCTGAAGGCCTCCGACTTGAAGCTGATTACGGCAGTTATCGTCATTATTGCCCTGTTGTTCCCGTCGCTTCAGCGGTATATGAAGCAGAAGAGAACAGCCCGCAGAAGAAGTGCTGAACTAGCGGCGCTGGCGCTAAGAAGCAAGAAAGGGGGAACAGCCGATGCTAAAGCTTGA
- a CDS encoding sensor histidine kinase, with protein MYLRNNKSAYRNSGIFNKMILLISFLLLLSFLFSLIFLQYVYRIYDRQIYEKSSEVLGMSAVSIESELKELEQLSFAVGSDEQIQDCLRKLLDYPTPYERLVLHNKIINRLVAFAGAEKYVYSMMLMDANDGVMTAGNREGVSQSLQDQLKQLAVEGGGSNVWYTQGSKNSLLAVRQIKSYTGSTFTLDHLGTLVIRIRVERIVADSTNMASGEGQLIVVDTASNRSIYPAEPLLTPRELAVEVGRPEPYRTGSYAQGTYFIAKTESSYMDWTYINATPFNEMFKQITILKRMVVIVFACILLLGLLLGYRLARSIARPISKLTEKMRRIEKGDLDNLEEQSLGLVSRNAQDEVSQLNRTFKMMIRRIRELIDENYAKQLVIRETELKALQAQINPHFLYNTLESINWLAKVNKQEQISEMVEALGYLLRSSIGLKDPLITLEKELSIVRSYVTIQRTRFEERLDFRMDIPADLQDALIPKLTLQPLVENAIRYALEPNIEPCMITISVSRTSNGLDLRVADNGPGMTDQFIRDLQQGRIQTRGEGIGLANIKERVQLVFGGEWGTEIESQPGMGTVIHVLIPYLKGEHGDV; from the coding sequence ATGTACTTGAGAAATAATAAAAGCGCTTACAGGAATTCGGGGATCTTTAACAAAATGATTCTGCTCATTTCCTTCTTACTGCTGTTGTCGTTTCTGTTTTCTCTTATATTTCTTCAGTACGTGTACCGGATCTACGACCGGCAAATTTATGAAAAGTCATCTGAAGTCCTTGGTATGTCGGCAGTAAGCATAGAAAGTGAGCTTAAGGAGCTGGAGCAGCTGTCCTTTGCGGTCGGCTCGGATGAACAGATCCAGGATTGTCTGCGCAAGCTGCTGGATTATCCCACACCCTATGAGCGGCTGGTGCTGCATAACAAGATTATTAACCGGCTGGTGGCTTTTGCGGGTGCGGAGAAGTATGTGTATTCCATGATGCTGATGGATGCAAATGACGGTGTGATGACAGCCGGCAACCGGGAAGGAGTATCGCAGTCCCTGCAGGATCAGCTGAAGCAGCTGGCTGTAGAGGGTGGAGGAAGCAACGTCTGGTACACCCAGGGCAGCAAAAACTCGCTGCTTGCCGTACGCCAGATCAAGTCTTATACAGGCTCTACTTTTACACTGGATCATCTGGGGACGCTGGTTATCCGCATCCGGGTAGAACGGATCGTTGCCGACAGCACGAATATGGCCTCGGGCGAAGGGCAGCTGATTGTAGTTGATACGGCCAGCAACCGCTCAATCTATCCCGCAGAGCCGCTGCTTACACCGCGCGAGCTGGCAGTGGAAGTGGGACGGCCTGAACCTTACCGGACCGGCAGCTACGCTCAAGGCACGTATTTCATTGCTAAGACGGAGTCCTCCTATATGGATTGGACTTATATTAACGCGACACCGTTCAATGAAATGTTCAAACAGATCACTATTCTCAAAAGAATGGTCGTCATCGTATTTGCCTGTATTCTCCTGCTTGGGCTGCTGCTTGGCTATCGTCTCGCCCGAAGCATCGCACGGCCGATTTCGAAGCTGACGGAGAAGATGAGACGGATCGAAAAAGGCGACTTGGACAATCTGGAGGAGCAGTCGCTGGGACTTGTCTCGCGCAATGCCCAGGATGAAGTAAGCCAGCTCAACCGTACGTTCAAAATGATGATCCGCCGGATCAGAGAACTGATTGATGAGAACTACGCCAAGCAGCTGGTGATCCGGGAAACAGAGCTGAAGGCGCTCCAGGCGCAGATAAATCCGCATTTCCTATACAACACTTTGGAATCGATTAACTGGCTGGCCAAGGTGAACAAGCAGGAGCAGATTTCAGAGATGGTGGAGGCGCTGGGTTACCTGCTCCGCAGCTCGATAGGGCTGAAAGACCCGCTGATCACACTGGAGAAGGAGCTCAGTATTGTGAGGAGTTATGTCACGATTCAACGAACGCGTTTTGAGGAGCGGCTGGACTTCAGAATGGACATTCCTGCCGATCTGCAGGATGCGCTGATTCCCAAGCTGACCCTGCAGCCGCTGGTGGAGAACGCCATCCGTTACGCGCTGGAACCAAATATTGAACCCTGCATGATTACGATTTCTGTGAGCCGTACTTCAAACGGGCTGGATCTTAGGGTAGCTGACAATGGACCCGGTATGACGGATCAATTTATTCGTGATCTGCAGCAGGGCCGGATTCAGACCCGGGGTGAGGGAATCGGGCTGGCGAATATCAAGGAACGTGTACAGCTGGTTTTTGGCGGGGAGTGGGGAACTGAAATTGAAAGTCAGCCGGGGATGGGTACGGTTATTCATGTACTTATTCCTTATTTGAAAGGGGAGCATGGCGATGTATAA
- a CDS encoding ABC transporter ATP-binding protein, whose translation MLKLDNVSKLFNPGSPDEKIALLGIDLHLQAGDFVTIIGSNGAGKSTLMNVISGVMKPDLGEARIEGSSISHLPEYQRARWIGRVFQDPMAGTAPHMTIEENLAMAFKRGQNRGLTFGVSSARRVLFREQLSRLGIGLENRLRAQVGLLSGGERQALSLLMATFTQPQILLLDEHTAALDPARAELITKLTESIVREMKLTTLMVTHNMEQAIRLGNRLIMMDKGTIILDIDAERKKDLTVERLLGEFETISGHKLADDRMMLG comes from the coding sequence ATGCTAAAGCTTGATAATGTATCCAAGCTGTTTAATCCCGGCAGCCCTGATGAGAAGATTGCGTTGCTGGGCATCGACCTTCACCTTCAAGCCGGCGATTTCGTTACGATTATCGGAAGCAACGGGGCAGGTAAATCCACTTTGATGAACGTGATCTCCGGGGTAATGAAGCCGGATCTGGGGGAAGCACGGATCGAAGGCAGCTCGATCAGCCATTTGCCTGAGTATCAGCGCGCCCGCTGGATCGGACGGGTCTTTCAGGATCCGATGGCCGGTACGGCCCCGCATATGACGATTGAGGAGAACCTGGCGATGGCTTTCAAACGGGGCCAAAACCGCGGTCTGACCTTCGGAGTCAGCAGCGCCAGACGGGTGCTGTTCCGTGAACAGCTGAGCCGCCTCGGCATCGGGCTGGAGAACCGGCTGCGCGCCCAAGTGGGCCTGCTGTCCGGCGGAGAGAGACAGGCGCTCAGCCTGCTGATGGCGACCTTTACCCAGCCGCAGATTCTGCTGCTGGACGAGCATACTGCAGCCCTTGACCCGGCCCGCGCGGAGCTGATTACGAAACTGACGGAATCGATTGTCCGTGAGATGAAGCTCACTACGCTGATGGTTACCCATAACATGGAGCAGGCCATCCGGCTGGGCAACCGGCTGATCATGATGGATAAAGGGACTATTATCCTGGACATTGATGCAGAGCGGAAAAAAGATCTGACCGTCGAACGGCTGCTTGGTGAATTCGAAACCATCAGCGGACATAAGCTGGCGGATGACCGGATGATGCTGGGATAA
- a CDS encoding C40 family peptidase, with the protein MTFTYPTKTFTKTAVILAIVMSTSACGYYKNEAKPKVNSVTPAGTFAGSYYEKSHVTDKQGKFWIPLKPAAASIGYRMKDDTASGGYAKLGYTDVMYMLRPNSTQVFSLGEKITLPDAPVRRDGQIYITPTALSKLLQTEVGWNPTSGEINIALPSDKEVLSNTEKTGNSNMAKPLRIQSASSVDTGQLVAFAKRFLGVPYDFGAGSYEDTGRFDCSSFTRHVFKRFGVDLPRLAKDQDNIGRRVSRSELQAGDLIFFTVPGRFDSDAIPGHVGIYIGDGKFIHTWGDPGVQISELDSGYWSNVILHMQRVL; encoded by the coding sequence ATGACATTTACTTATCCAACTAAAACATTCACGAAAACTGCTGTGATCCTTGCCATTGTTATGTCCACCAGCGCATGCGGGTATTACAAAAACGAGGCAAAACCAAAAGTCAATTCGGTGACACCTGCCGGCACTTTTGCGGGCAGCTATTATGAGAAATCCCATGTCACCGACAAGCAGGGAAAGTTCTGGATTCCGCTGAAACCCGCCGCTGCCTCAATCGGCTACCGGATGAAGGATGACACCGCCAGCGGAGGTTATGCCAAGCTCGGCTATACGGATGTGATGTACATGCTGCGCCCGAACTCTACTCAGGTCTTTTCACTGGGGGAAAAAATCACCCTGCCTGACGCGCCGGTGCGCCGTGACGGTCAAATCTATATCACTCCTACAGCTTTGTCCAAGCTGCTGCAAACCGAGGTGGGCTGGAACCCCACCAGCGGTGAGATCAATATCGCTTTACCGTCAGACAAGGAAGTCCTTAGTAATACTGAAAAAACCGGTAACTCCAATATGGCCAAACCGCTGCGCATCCAGAGCGCTTCGAGCGTAGATACCGGTCAACTAGTCGCCTTTGCCAAAAGATTTCTGGGTGTACCTTACGATTTTGGCGCCGGTTCTTATGAGGATACCGGACGTTTCGACTGCTCCTCCTTCACAAGGCATGTATTTAAAAGGTTTGGCGTGGATCTGCCCCGGCTGGCTAAAGACCAGGACAACATCGGCAGACGGGTAAGCCGCAGTGAGCTGCAGGCCGGAGATCTGATTTTTTTCACCGTGCCAGGACGTTTTGACAGTGACGCCATACCGGGGCATGTAGGTATTTATATCGGCGACGGAAAGTTCATCCATACCTGGGGTGATCCCGGTGTACAGATCAGCGAACTGGACAGCGGATATTGGAGCAACGTGATACTGCATATGCAGCGCGTGCTGTAA
- a CDS encoding response regulator, protein MYKLLLVDDERLILEGISQVVDWEKAGTVLAGTARNGIEALAQMERLKPEIVITDISMPGLDGLKLVEQCSERFPQVKFIMLTGYKDFDYACSAMQHGVKHYLLKPCNERQIHEALSELTLELDEIKRREQFVGDMKERLKKVLPHVKEQFLKEWISNKTYGSRDLDYYQELFGLTLDDKSVRLILFRLEDGCEYEHLFALQNIAQDMLHEVLLSTTIGNHLLILVEQPEDGSDQPGLLERISEVKEIFNTFYKIYPTIAVSDEGQMNHSRSLYRQTLQCMNHRFYLEEGSLITGSDILEDELSGRNEIDLQEEQICLLIKAGDRHAVESELDRLFGILSAERFDINVTRSYVLQLYSAMIRLCMPEERGAFTSGLAELAELRTLGSLKDYVKEAACRLTAMYERHFVTRQSSIVDKMLHIIETDYWNAELSLGSVAAKMLYMNPDYLGKIFKKITGEKFSNYVTNYRITKASEHIMRSGDVKVFELAEMFGFGGNAQYFSQVFKKVTGQTPTDFMKPQGS, encoded by the coding sequence ATGTATAAATTGCTGTTGGTCGACGATGAACGGCTGATCCTGGAAGGGATCTCACAGGTGGTGGATTGGGAGAAGGCAGGTACAGTGCTGGCTGGAACAGCCCGCAACGGCATTGAAGCGCTGGCTCAAATGGAGCGGCTTAAGCCGGAGATCGTGATCACCGATATTTCCATGCCCGGTCTGGATGGCCTGAAGCTGGTAGAGCAGTGCAGTGAGCGCTTTCCGCAGGTGAAATTCATTATGTTGACCGGCTATAAGGATTTTGATTATGCCTGCAGCGCTATGCAGCACGGGGTCAAGCATTATCTGTTGAAGCCGTGCAACGAGCGGCAGATACATGAAGCGCTGAGCGAATTGACGTTGGAATTGGATGAGATCAAGAGACGGGAGCAGTTTGTGGGTGACATGAAAGAGCGTCTGAAGAAGGTGCTGCCGCATGTCAAAGAGCAATTTCTTAAGGAATGGATCTCCAACAAAACCTATGGAAGCCGTGACCTGGATTATTATCAGGAGCTGTTTGGCCTCACGCTGGATGATAAATCAGTCAGGCTGATCCTGTTCCGGCTGGAGGATGGCTGTGAATATGAGCATTTGTTCGCGCTGCAAAATATCGCCCAGGATATGCTTCATGAGGTGCTTCTCAGCACTACCATCGGCAACCATCTATTAATCCTGGTGGAGCAGCCGGAGGATGGCAGTGACCAGCCGGGTCTGCTGGAGCGGATCTCAGAGGTGAAGGAGATTTTTAATACTTTTTATAAAATATATCCGACGATTGCGGTCAGTGACGAGGGACAGATGAACCACTCCCGCAGCCTGTACCGGCAGACACTGCAGTGCATGAACCATCGTTTTTATCTGGAAGAAGGCAGCCTGATTACGGGAAGTGACATTCTTGAAGATGAGCTCAGCGGGCGGAATGAGATTGATCTGCAGGAGGAGCAAATATGTCTGCTTATCAAGGCTGGCGACCGGCATGCGGTGGAAAGTGAACTGGATCGCTTATTCGGCATATTATCGGCAGAGCGGTTTGATATCAATGTGACCCGTTCCTATGTGCTGCAGCTGTATTCGGCAATGATCAGACTGTGTATGCCGGAGGAGAGAGGCGCCTTTACTTCAGGGCTTGCGGAGCTGGCAGAGCTGCGTACCCTCGGCAGTCTTAAGGATTATGTGAAAGAGGCGGCCTGCCGGCTGACGGCCATGTACGAACGGCATTTCGTCACCCGCCAATCCTCCATCGTAGATAAAATGCTGCACATCATCGAAACCGATTACTGGAATGCGGAGCTCTCGCTTGGTTCAGTGGCCGCAAAAATGTTATATATGAATCCGGATTACCTGGGGAAAATATTCAAAAAAATCACCGGCGAAAAATTCTCCAACTATGTGACTAATTACCGGATCACAAAAGCTTCAGAGCATATTATGCGTAGCGGTGACGTTAAGGTATTTGAGCTGGCGGAAATGTTCGGGTTCGGCGGGAATGCCCAATATTTCAGCCAGGTGTTTAAAAAAGTGACCGGCCAGACCCCTACAGACTTTATGAAGCCGCAAGGAAGCTGA
- a CDS encoding ABC transporter substrate-binding protein, protein MKKKNIWVGLSLCLMLVASGCGSNNNAAVNTEKAANKPANATAAPADAGSKESYSIAISQYVEHPSLDATREGFMAALKDAGLIEGENLKVDLQNAQADQANNLSIAQKIAGDKNDLVLAIATPSAQSIVQKVDKDTPVLFAAVTDPLDARLVTDLEHPGGNVSGASDTNPEAITRLMQFIAAQFPKVKKLGLVINEGEPNAVVMAGIAKEELDKHGIELVKAAVTNTSEVKQAAESLVGRVDAFYITLDNSVVSAVDTIIQTANEKKLPFFSADRDTVEKGAFATVGFKYYDHGYQVGEMAVEVLKNGTSPGDMKVTMQEKLDLILNLKAAEAQGIEVTDAMKAEVADQTNNIIQ, encoded by the coding sequence ATGAAAAAAAAGAACATTTGGGTAGGATTAAGCTTGTGTCTGATGCTTGTAGCTTCGGGTTGCGGATCGAACAACAATGCTGCGGTGAATACGGAAAAAGCTGCTAACAAACCGGCAAATGCCACGGCTGCTCCTGCAGATGCAGGCAGCAAAGAATCCTACAGCATTGCCATCTCCCAATACGTAGAACATCCGTCGCTGGATGCGACACGCGAAGGCTTCATGGCCGCACTTAAGGATGCCGGACTTATTGAAGGCGAGAACCTGAAGGTGGATCTCCAGAACGCACAGGCCGATCAAGCCAACAACCTGTCCATCGCACAGAAGATTGCAGGCGACAAAAACGATCTCGTGCTCGCGATTGCCACTCCTTCGGCTCAATCAATTGTGCAGAAGGTAGATAAGGATACACCGGTATTGTTCGCCGCTGTTACAGATCCGCTGGATGCCAGACTTGTAACCGATCTGGAACACCCGGGCGGCAATGTCTCCGGTGCTTCCGATACCAATCCGGAGGCAATCACCCGGCTGATGCAATTCATTGCGGCACAGTTCCCCAAGGTGAAGAAACTGGGTCTTGTCATTAATGAGGGCGAGCCGAATGCTGTAGTTATGGCGGGAATCGCCAAGGAAGAGCTCGACAAACACGGCATTGAGCTGGTGAAGGCTGCAGTCACGAATACTTCTGAAGTGAAGCAGGCGGCTGAATCGCTTGTCGGACGTGTAGACGCATTCTACATTACGCTGGACAATTCAGTGGTAAGTGCTGTAGATACGATCATCCAAACCGCGAATGAGAAGAAGCTTCCGTTCTTCTCCGCTGACCGTGATACGGTAGAGAAGGGCGCTTTTGCCACTGTCGGTTTCAAATATTATGACCACGGCTATCAGGTTGGTGAAATGGCTGTGGAGGTGCTGAAGAACGGCACAAGCCCAGGCGACATGAAAGTAACCATGCAGGAGAAGCTGGACCTTATACTTAACCTGAAGGCTGCAGAGGCGCAGGGCATTGAAGTTACAGATGCCATGAAAGCCGAAGTCGCTGACCAGACCAACAACATCATTCAATAA
- a CDS encoding calcium-translocating P-type ATPase, SERCA-type, which translates to MNSNSANQQDQQPFHLLEKEEVLKRLETREEGLTSEQAAQLLERYGKNMLQEAKPKSLLAKFIEQFKNVMIFILLAAAVLSGILGEWTDTIIILLVVILNAVLGVIQENKAEQALEALKSMSSPHARVRRGGQVTEIKSEELVPGDIVLLEAGNVVPADVRLLETASLQTEEAALTGESLPSDKHADKLEGTDLVIGDRTNMAYMSSSVTYGRAVGVVTATGMKTEVGRIAGFIAEEETDVTPLQKKLDELGKYFTYIILGVCVVIFAVGLLQGREMLDMLLTSISLAVAAIPEGLPAIVTIILALGVQRMAGRKAIIRKLPAVETLGSTEIICSDKTGTLTLNKMTVEKLYANGATIEATEQLKETPGGELLLQAMTLCNDSSIDEGSTTGKQGSENTKGDKASGTKSGKAIIGDPTETALVDYALSIGTDKRELEKQYPRKSELPFDSDRKLMTTIHQVEAGKFRGLTKGAPDVLLSKCSHIYEAGELIPLTEEHSRKITASNKALADEALRVLAFAYRDYAELPDKPSPDTTEKDLVFIGLVGMIDPPRDEVRDAVAVCRKAGIRPVMITGDHRDTAAAIAKRLGIIDDDKSVLTGRELDKISEADFANRVEDYSVYARVSPEHKVRIVKAWRKKGKIVAMTGDGVNDAPALKSADIGVGMGITGTDVAKGVSDMVLADDNFTTIVVAVEEGRKVYSNIRKAIQFLLSANLGEVLTLFIATMIGWRILEPIHILWINLVTDTLPALALGLEKAGEDVMTKKPRKSSSSIFSGGVGAGIVYQGIIEAALTLLVYYWAHTHYDEGVAVTMAFATLGLLQITHAFNVRSNTKSLFQIGLFSNKYMLGASVISGLLLVLVIIIPGLNDWFGVQHLNGLQWWIVCGAAVSIVVLVELVKLFVRLSGKGKGWD; encoded by the coding sequence TTGAATTCGAACTCTGCAAATCAACAAGATCAACAGCCGTTTCATCTGCTGGAGAAAGAGGAAGTCCTGAAACGGCTGGAGACAAGAGAAGAGGGATTAACTTCAGAACAGGCGGCGCAGCTGCTGGAACGGTACGGGAAAAATATGCTGCAGGAGGCAAAGCCAAAGTCACTGCTGGCCAAATTTATTGAGCAGTTCAAAAATGTAATGATCTTTATTCTGCTGGCGGCCGCGGTGCTGTCGGGTATTCTTGGGGAATGGACGGATACAATCATCATCCTGCTGGTTGTTATATTGAATGCGGTGCTTGGAGTCATCCAGGAAAATAAGGCAGAACAGGCCCTGGAAGCGCTGAAAAGCATGTCTTCGCCGCATGCCCGGGTCCGCCGCGGTGGTCAGGTGACGGAGATCAAGAGTGAGGAGCTTGTGCCCGGTGATATTGTCCTGCTGGAAGCAGGCAATGTCGTACCTGCCGATGTCAGGCTGCTGGAAACAGCATCACTTCAGACGGAGGAAGCTGCGTTAACCGGTGAGTCGCTGCCTTCGGATAAGCATGCCGACAAACTGGAGGGGACAGATCTCGTAATAGGCGACCGGACAAATATGGCATATATGAGCAGCAGCGTCACGTACGGAAGAGCTGTTGGCGTCGTTACCGCCACGGGGATGAAGACTGAGGTCGGAAGAATTGCCGGCTTTATCGCAGAGGAAGAAACAGATGTCACTCCGCTGCAGAAAAAGCTGGATGAACTGGGAAAATACTTCACCTATATTATTCTGGGTGTGTGTGTAGTCATTTTTGCCGTAGGATTGCTCCAGGGCAGAGAAATGCTGGATATGCTGCTCACCTCGATCTCACTGGCGGTTGCGGCGATTCCTGAAGGACTGCCGGCGATCGTAACGATCATTCTGGCGCTTGGCGTTCAGCGCATGGCCGGACGCAAAGCGATTATCCGCAAGCTGCCTGCGGTGGAGACGCTCGGTAGCACTGAAATTATCTGCTCCGACAAAACAGGAACATTGACACTCAACAAAATGACTGTCGAGAAGCTGTACGCCAATGGAGCAACTATTGAGGCGACCGAACAGCTCAAGGAAACTCCGGGCGGTGAGCTGCTGCTGCAGGCGATGACGCTGTGTAATGATTCCAGCATTGACGAAGGCAGCACTACCGGCAAGCAAGGTTCAGAGAACACAAAGGGGGATAAAGCCAGCGGGACCAAAAGCGGCAAAGCGATTATCGGGGATCCCACGGAGACAGCCCTTGTGGACTATGCGCTGAGCATCGGCACTGACAAGCGGGAGCTGGAGAAGCAGTATCCCCGGAAAAGCGAGCTGCCCTTTGACTCGGACCGCAAGCTGATGACAACGATTCATCAGGTGGAGGCAGGGAAGTTCCGCGGGCTTACGAAAGGTGCTCCCGATGTGCTGCTTTCCAAGTGCAGCCATATTTATGAGGCCGGGGAGCTCATTCCGCTCACAGAGGAGCATTCCCGCAAGATTACTGCAAGCAATAAGGCCCTTGCCGACGAAGCGCTGCGGGTGCTGGCTTTTGCCTACCGTGATTATGCAGAGCTTCCAGACAAACCTTCACCGGACACAACAGAGAAGGATCTGGTATTTATCGGCCTCGTCGGGATGATTGATCCTCCCCGCGATGAAGTGCGCGACGCTGTAGCGGTCTGCCGCAAGGCGGGGATCCGTCCGGTCATGATTACCGGAGACCACAGGGACACTGCTGCGGCTATCGCCAAACGGCTGGGTATCATCGATGACGACAAGAGTGTATTGACCGGACGCGAACTGGATAAGATCAGCGAGGCGGATTTTGCCAATAGGGTCGAGGACTATTCCGTATATGCCCGTGTTTCTCCGGAGCATAAGGTAAGGATCGTCAAAGCGTGGAGAAAAAAGGGCAAGATCGTCGCTATGACTGGAGACGGGGTGAACGATGCACCGGCTTTGAAGTCAGCGGATATCGGTGTGGGCATGGGGATTACGGGAACGGATGTCGCGAAAGGCGTATCCGACATGGTGCTGGCCGACGATAACTTCACGACCATTGTAGTTGCGGTGGAGGAAGGACGGAAGGTATACAGCAATATCCGCAAAGCCATCCAGTTCCTGCTCTCCGCCAACCTTGGGGAAGTGCTGACCTTGTTCATCGCCACAATGATCGGCTGGCGGATTCTTGAGCCTATCCACATCCTCTGGATCAACCTGGTGACGGATACGCTGCCTGCGCTGGCACTGGGGCTGGAAAAAGCCGGGGAAGATGTAATGACGAAGAAACCTCGAAAGTCCAGCAGCAGTATTTTTTCCGGTGGTGTGGGGGCAGGGATTGTCTATCAGGGGATCATCGAAGCGGCACTGACGCTGCTCGTCTATTACTGGGCGCATACCCATTATGATGAGGGTGTCGCCGTTACGATGGCTTTTGCCACCCTTGGTCTGCTTCAAATTACACATGCCTTCAACGTCAGATCCAATACGAAATCTCTGTTCCAGATCGGCTTGTTCAGCAACAAATATATGCTGGGCGCGTCGGTGATTTCCGGACTGCTGCTGGTGCTGGTCATCATTATTCCGGGTCTGAACGATTGGTTTGGTGTACAGCATCTGAACGGTTTGCAGTGGTGGATTGTCTGCGGGGCAGCCGTGTCCATCGTTGTTTTAGTTGAACTGGTGAAGCTGTTTGTCCGGCTGAGCGGCAAAGGCAAAGGTTGGGACTAG